One Nicotiana sylvestris chromosome 12, ASM39365v2, whole genome shotgun sequence genomic window carries:
- the LOC138883536 gene encoding uncharacterized protein — MLTPIQSKLPNPPPKNLDYIVRCEYCSGTLGHDTEKCWHLKSAIHELIDTNKIEVQAPEAPNINRNPMPAHQEANIIEIVHEEGEPKKPSQTVMMIRSNGVKTVEQSAGEESVLKSSKKSIGPSVAIEKGSSSKVATKLEGIKEIVPGAVSQPVIIVEGARVDWVIIKPVTQLPLINSKAIPWNYERVTVMYKGKEIREEVCKAHGLTHSGRCFVPEELRKAKVPKDNPVLVKKAVTEEEVEEYLRKMKVQDYSVVEQLRKTPAQFSFLSLLIHSDEHRHSLMKIFNEAHVPDKISSYFSDDEFEEGTEHNRAFYLAVKCEDSMVTRVLVDNGSSANICPLSTLNKLKVDNDRIHKNSICVRWFDGGGKDSVGDIILKLTIGPVEFTMENSKQEIGVHGEDNMCADAIIPFIEVEDDKGPWLYQVFDAISVEKIPEGKSIPVPKVTATSVMVASEMLKNGFVPGKGLGASLQGIIQPLSLPKNLDAFGLGLKPIAADVRRAIKFRQRAWVLPKPIPRMTRSFVRPSARKLPTATVPGSLIDVDGYLDKGFERWFTDVNMVETGEGSSQADVQFVGPETKLNNWKATPLPIRKKSW, encoded by the exons ATGCTGAcgccgatacagtccaaactgccaaatcctcctccaaagaatcttgactatattgttcgctgtgagtattgttctggtactctgggtcatgatacagagaagtgctggcacttgaaaagtgcaATACATGAGCTCATTGATACCAacaaaattgaagttcaagctcctgAGGCACCCAATATTAATAGGAAtccgatgccagcccatcaggaggcaaatattattgaaatagtgcatgaggagggggaacccaagaagccatcacagactgtcatgatgattcggtccaatGGAGTCAAGACAGTTGAACAATCAGCAGGTGAGGAGTCGGTGCTCAAGTCGAGCAAAAAGAGTATTGGGCCATCTGTAGCAAttgagaagggatcttcaagCAAGGTTGCAACGAAACTGGAAGGGATAAAGGAGATTGTACCAGGAGCGGTCAGCCAACCcgtcataatcgtggaaggtgcCCGCGTAGATTGGGttattatcaaaccggtaacccagttaccactaatcaacagcaaggctattccatggaactacgaacgggtaacagtgatgtacaaagggaaggaaatTAGAGAAGAAGTTTGTAAAGCCCATGGGTTGACTcattcggggagatgctttgtccccgaagagttaagaaaagccAAGGTCCCCAAGGACAACCCGGTATTggtaaagaaagctgtgacggaagaggAAGTGGAAGagtatttaaggaaaatgaaagtgcaggactattctgttgtagagcagttaAGGAAAACGCCTGCTCAGTTCTCATTTCTCTCATtgctgatccattcagatgagcaccgtcatTCGCTGATGAAAATTTtcaatgaggcccatgttcccgacaagatctcg agttacttctctgatgatgagtttgAGGAAGGTACTGAGCATAATAGGGCCTTTTATCTAGCGGTAAAGTGCGAAGATTCAATGGTTACCAGAGTTCTGGTGGACAATgggtctagtgcgaacatttgccctctctccacgttgaacaagctgaaagtggacaatgatagaattcacaagaatagcatttgtgttcggtGGTTCGACGGCGGGGGCAAAGATTCAGTAGGTGATATAATACTGAAACTGACAATAGGTCCTGTTGAGTTCACTATGGaaaattccaa acaggaaattgGGGTGCACGGTGAGGATAATATGTGTGCTGATGCCATCATACCTTTCATCGAagttgaagatgacaaagggccatGGCTATATCAGGTCTTTGACGCAATATCAGTTGAAAAGATCCCAGAGGGGAAAAGCATTCCAGTTCCTAAAGTAACAGCCACGTCAGTCATGGTGGCTtctgagatgttgaagaatggcttCGTAcctggcaagggtttgggtgcttCATTGCAGGGCATCATACAGCCATTATCTCTGCCCAAAAACTTGGATGCTTTTGGTCTGGGATTAAAGCCCATAGCTGCAGATGTAAGAAGAGCCATAAAGTTTAGGCAaagggcatgggtcctcccaaagcccatcccgcgGATGACCAGATCATTTGTTAGGCCTAGTGCTAGAAAGCTCCCGACAGCAACGGTTCCTGGTTCATTGATTGATGTTGATGGATATTTGGATAAGGGGTTTGAGAGGTGGTTCACTGATGTTAACATGGTGGAAACTGGAGAAGGATCAAGTCAAGCGGATGtgcaattcgttgggccagaaacaaagcttaataattggaaagccactcctctccccattcgaaagaagtcttggtag